A genome region from Schistocerca nitens isolate TAMUIC-IGC-003100 chromosome 4, iqSchNite1.1, whole genome shotgun sequence includes the following:
- the LOC126252087 gene encoding trypsin delta-like, whose translation MQTAVVLCLLVALCSAAPSTRSHLPRPRLDGRIVGGEAVDISQYPWQLSLQKLGSHSCGASIISSNWALTAAHCIEGAYVNFVSLRAGSSTRGSGGTVYDAADGYYHGDYDSDTTDYDVGVIQIDGSFSFDSNVQAVSLGSTEPSAGTAVTITGWGALSSGGSSPIQLQAVTTSIVARASCNTAYGGEITQRMICAGEDEGGKDSCQGDSGGPLVEGSTQYGIVSWGRGCAQAGYPGVYSNVANLRSWITQVTGV comes from the exons ATGCAGACAGCCGTCGTCCTGTGCCTGCTGGTGGCGCTCTGCAGCGCTGCGCCCTCCACGAGGTCCCACTTGCCCAGACCGCGCCTCGATGGCCGCATCGTGGGCGGCGAGGCCGTAGACATCTCGCAGTACCCCTGGCAGCTGTCGCTGCAGAAGCTGGGCTCCCACAGCTGCGGCGCCTCCATCATCAGCTCCAACTGGGCGCTGACGGCGGCCCACTGTATCGAGGGCGCCTACGTCAACTTCGTGTCCCTCAGGGCCGGATCTTCCACCCGCGGAAGCGGCGGAACTGTGTACGATGCTGCCGACGGATATTACCACGGGGATTACGACTCCGATACCACTGACTACGACGTCGGCGTCATCCAGATTGACGGATCATTCTCCTTCGATTCCAACGTTCAG GCGGTGAGCCTCGGCTCGACGGAGCCATCTGCAGGCACAGCGGTGACCATCACGGGCTGGGGCGCCCTGTCCTCCGGAGGCTCCTCCCCCATACAGCTGCAGGCGGTCACCACGTCCATCGTGGCCCGTGCCTCCTGCAACACAGCCTACGGCGGCGAGATCACTCAGCGCATGATCTGCGCAGGAGAAGACGAAGGCGGCAAGGACTCGTGCCAGGGTGACAGCGGCGGACCACTGGTGGAAGGATCCACGCAGTACGGTATCGTCTCCTGGGGAAGAGGATGCGCTCAGGCCGGCTACCCTGGCGTCTACTCTAATGTGGCCAACTTGCGTTCCTGGATAACACAAGTCACTGGAGTGTAA